In the Equus quagga isolate Etosha38 unplaced genomic scaffold, UCLA_HA_Equagga_1.0 135887_RagTag, whole genome shotgun sequence genome, one interval contains:
- the LOC124232866 gene encoding histone H2A-Bbd type 2/3-like, with translation MPGNRSRRRRGSSHGQGRPRSRTARAQLSFSVSWVEHLLREGHYARRLSPSAPVFLAAVIQYLTAKVLELAGNEACKSGRRRITPELVDMAVHNNALLSGFFGATTISQVAPGR, from the coding sequence ATGCCGGGGAATCGCAGCCGTCGTCGTCGAGGGTCCTCCCACGGCCAGGGCCGGCCCCGCTCCCGCACCGCCCGAGCGCAGCTGTCGTTTTCCGTGAGCTGGGTGGAGCACCTCCTGCGGGAGGGCCACTACGCCCGGCGCCTGAGCCCCTCCGCCCCGGTCTTCCTGGCGGCCGTCATCCAGTACCTGACGGCCAAGGTCCTGGAGCTGGCGGGCAACGAGGCCTGCAAGAGCGGCAGGAGGCGCATCACCCCGGAGCTCGTGGACATGGCGGTCCACAACAACGCGCTGCTCAGCGGCTTCTTTGGCGCCACGACCATCTCCCAGGTGGCCCCGGGCCGGTAG